In one Chitinophaga sancti genomic region, the following are encoded:
- a CDS encoding non-ribosomal peptide synthetase produces MYHKTIVASSPLLKEPLHNSFPVTPSQKRMWIIHQLNISSTAYNSPVVRKITGEMHLPKLRHAFEQLLTRHEQLRASFLLENNEPVQYIQEHVPSFEFSYHDQVATHQLQQFITDFIRPFHLDQAPLFRACLIKTGDNTHILVIDMHHIISDLRSEEIIMHDLFRLYHQEALPVITTQYTAYASLLSGHISPALLKEAETFWSSKLSGELPVLELPADFKRPAVFNFSGTIIHYPVSDDAARRLQLLAAQQHVPLYKVCLTVLFVLLHKYSRQENIIIGMPREIRPDTTLDNICGLFINTLPVTASLSPDKTFMELLQELSAYTSGAEQHYWYDVGKLVEKYCGRRDPGRNPLYDVLYFHHKQHTASYGELQVSPVEFIHNKAELDLTFGMLETDARLAFSVEYYSGLFSNETITRLADHFHHLLDTLSSDPEIKMADISQLTTAQLHHQLNMFRGSNKEYPKSTIQRIFAEKAQHTPAHPALIFRDQLLTYEQLHEKTNQVANVIRTSGVSAGSVIGLMTTPSDEMIIAIMGVLKAGCTYLPIDVSFPEERIAYMLENSQAAALLVQQQLLPATRAFKQNIIILDDTSIRDADKIYVSGDEDTASPACIIYTSGTTGKPQGIVIRHFNIIRTVINTNYIDIRQTDNILHLSNYAFDASLFDIFGALLHGATLVIADQESRQDMHLIARLIAEKQITVSFMTTALFNAMVDNIPEALLPLRKLLTGGEMASVSHMQTALSYLGAGKLINMYGPTEGSVFSSYYPVNHIPADATAIPIGFPLSNTQLYIVNGQTLAPAGVPGELYIAGDGLAAGYLDTQRMQGKFTTLPQLPGVTVYRSGDLVKQQDDAILFIGRIDQQTKLRGFRIEPEEIALQLRSCPGIQNAVVIVKNPADADKYLQAFYTVKQGTALTTRELNHFLSGRLPSYMIPSEFTVLDAIPLTSNGKIDYRKLAKLPAGAPVAKDSVTTATTATERKIEAIWSSLLKTEKPDIHQNLFECGGHSLTATVLAVRLQQAFRTALPLSVVFRHPTIAGLATWIDSSGNVLQRSDYKINRSRKQSWYPLSFSETMVYVHQNSTQHNHSYQSLFPMLLEGFPDIAQLRLALQALVQRHEIFRTAYLLHKGTPVKRIAENVEMPLFYNEGDLEDIPAVVQQLRASYNLEQPPLFRAALLKIASGKYFLALANHHIISDGITETLFMQEISQLYQRVQLQPVRLQHRDYVQWQQQQWASGYYRSGERYWLEHLQGTLPVLSLPCDFQRPPHITFDGYTVTVTTDPLLTRRLQGFAASGHTSLFIVLFSAYTALLHKYTDQEDIIVGVPMANRMHADLQEIMGMFVNMIPWRSYPQPGKQFSAYLQEIKATAAAVYQHQDYPFEKLVNALQLKKDTSRNPLFDTIFALHNTGMPLPDINGLHISPYPVTDNATKVDLTVEVLEYNAELKISFKYSTALFKETTIQRMAGHYIQLLTDIVSHPDKQLREMNLLSPQERQQLLFQFNPSGTEHPKDSHLYQLFEQQVKRRPEHIAIRCYDTTLTYLELHQSAEYYADRLLRYGANTGTKIGIIMDRSPEMIVGIWAILRIGATYVPVDPDYPSERIAFMLQDSTASICLTTYQVYSSVNIPFTGKMLIIDTENEVPAAALTVPAAASPGPAYIMYTSGSTGEPKGVAIEHYNVIRTVVQTNYIDISEADSILQVSNYVFDGSVFDIFGSLLNGATLVLMKQESISDTEQLETLIRDNHITVMFITTALFNVYMQHCPECFQTVRKLLFGGEQVSPVHVKMALANLGTDKVIHVYGPTENTVFSTAYTVSEVTDTNCIPIGVPLSGTQAYVFNHSNTINPVGVPGELYLSGDGIGSGYWNRPALNKERFPENPFNPGTLLYKTGDLVKWQEDGNIVFLGRADQQVKIRGFRIEPGEIEALLGMHPDIEQCAVAVKENIHTKEKTLCAWFSGRDELESATLKSYLGKRLPHYMIPDLFIRLQRLPLNTNGKINRKALTEIADELTVSGEYAGRQEQPFVSPATPKEHAIAAVWRKVFGLEKVSIRDNFYTLGGHSLKALQVVSLLLQDGFVLTVNDLFNYPTIGELAAVISLQQVAGKKKQKVKNPVVFGHQQQGYPLSAVQQRFFQRKLRNHNIFNSPFLIALTQTVAIETMQAALQGILENHPVLTSHFVEMPGGQWRQCYRQLKAGDYFMQTDLAQIPADEHQQAITGHCSALQHQFLLTEGPLFKVVLFENYLAPGRQVLFFLFHHLISDGISWQVFIGEFRQRCLEPAAHAPVSTGASYAEWCLRLEQYAQKGRFKTAAAYWNQVLRKGSPFLPDMFPGTKPLQKEMTYFESAAITTKAESSLLHDAVAHYKANIFTILLSAFYCACRDLQERKTLSLYVMSAQRESFFPEVDIQKTVGFFAGAYPVCLEAAAPVEGNYRATVQAVKDTLLKVPKGGLDYFVLKHLAPSSPLHPGQEPACPVLFHYLNLVPAVQDNDFFTPLQLPAGLTHDPENPSAYLINITAVSDHEGPKLTFYYSQTHFYQSTIAALFRSFRQHLLHIINTNNP; encoded by the coding sequence ATGTACCATAAAACCATTGTTGCCAGCAGCCCACTGCTGAAAGAGCCATTGCATAACTCTTTCCCGGTAACTCCCTCCCAGAAACGAATGTGGATCATTCATCAGCTGAACATATCCAGTACTGCCTATAATTCTCCTGTTGTCAGAAAGATAACCGGAGAGATGCATTTACCTAAATTAAGACATGCATTTGAACAGTTGCTGACGCGGCATGAACAGCTGAGAGCCTCCTTCCTGCTGGAAAATAACGAACCCGTGCAATATATCCAGGAACATGTTCCTTCCTTTGAATTCAGCTACCATGACCAGGTGGCAACGCACCAGCTACAGCAGTTTATCACAGATTTTATCCGGCCCTTCCACCTGGATCAGGCCCCGCTGTTCAGGGCCTGTCTGATTAAAACCGGAGACAACACACACATTCTTGTGATAGATATGCACCATATCATTTCAGATCTCAGGTCTGAAGAAATTATTATGCATGACCTCTTCCGGCTGTATCATCAGGAAGCGCTACCCGTAATTACTACACAGTACACAGCGTATGCCTCCCTGCTCAGCGGGCACATTTCTCCGGCCCTCCTAAAAGAGGCGGAAACCTTCTGGTCCTCAAAGCTCAGCGGGGAATTACCTGTGCTTGAATTGCCGGCCGACTTCAAACGGCCTGCTGTATTTAATTTCAGCGGCACCATCATTCATTACCCTGTCAGTGATGATGCGGCCCGCCGCTTGCAGCTGCTGGCAGCACAACAGCATGTTCCTCTTTACAAAGTATGCCTGACTGTTTTATTTGTATTGCTGCATAAATACAGCCGCCAGGAAAACATCATCATTGGCATGCCCAGAGAGATACGTCCTGATACAACGCTGGATAACATATGCGGACTGTTCATCAACACGTTGCCGGTTACAGCATCCCTCTCTCCGGATAAAACTTTCATGGAGCTGCTGCAGGAGCTTAGTGCGTATACCAGCGGCGCTGAACAACACTACTGGTATGACGTAGGTAAACTGGTGGAAAAATATTGCGGCCGCAGAGATCCCGGCAGAAACCCATTGTATGATGTGTTATACTTTCACCACAAACAGCACACAGCAAGCTATGGTGAACTTCAGGTTAGCCCGGTAGAATTCATTCATAACAAAGCTGAACTTGATCTTACCTTCGGGATGCTGGAAACAGACGCCCGTCTCGCCTTCTCCGTAGAATATTACAGCGGCTTATTCAGCAATGAAACAATCACGCGGCTGGCCGATCATTTCCATCACCTGCTGGATACCCTCAGCAGTGACCCCGAAATAAAGATGGCAGATATAAGTCAGCTTACCACAGCGCAACTCCACCATCAGCTGAATATGTTCCGCGGCAGTAACAAGGAATACCCTAAAAGTACTATCCAACGGATTTTTGCAGAAAAGGCACAGCATACTCCTGCTCACCCTGCACTCATATTCCGGGATCAGCTGCTGACCTACGAACAACTTCATGAAAAAACGAATCAGGTGGCGAATGTAATCCGTACCAGCGGAGTTAGCGCCGGCTCAGTCATCGGTTTAATGACAACGCCATCAGATGAGATGATCATCGCCATCATGGGTGTATTAAAGGCCGGATGCACTTATCTGCCAATAGATGTAAGCTTTCCGGAAGAAAGGATAGCCTATATGCTGGAAAACAGCCAGGCAGCGGCTTTGCTGGTACAGCAACAACTATTGCCAGCTACGCGGGCATTCAAACAAAATATTATAATACTGGATGATACATCCATCCGGGATGCAGATAAAATTTATGTTTCCGGTGATGAAGATACCGCTTCCCCGGCCTGTATTATTTATACATCAGGCACCACAGGAAAGCCACAGGGCATAGTAATCCGGCATTTCAATATCATCAGAACCGTCATCAACACCAACTATATTGATATCAGGCAGACAGACAACATCCTGCATTTATCCAACTATGCCTTTGATGCCTCGCTGTTTGATATTTTCGGCGCATTGCTTCATGGAGCCACGCTGGTAATTGCCGACCAGGAATCCAGACAGGATATGCACCTTATTGCCCGGCTGATAGCGGAGAAACAGATCACTGTCAGTTTCATGACAACTGCACTCTTCAATGCCATGGTAGATAATATCCCGGAGGCCCTGTTGCCCCTGAGAAAATTACTCACTGGCGGGGAAATGGCATCTGTCTCCCATATGCAAACGGCCCTTTCATATCTCGGTGCGGGTAAACTGATCAATATGTACGGGCCTACAGAAGGCTCCGTCTTTTCATCCTATTACCCGGTGAATCATATTCCTGCTGATGCAACTGCTATTCCTATTGGGTTTCCGCTTTCCAACACCCAGCTGTATATTGTGAATGGCCAGACTTTAGCGCCGGCAGGCGTTCCCGGGGAATTGTACATAGCCGGAGACGGTCTTGCTGCCGGTTATCTGGACACACAAAGGATGCAGGGTAAGTTTACAACACTTCCGCAGTTGCCCGGCGTAACAGTATACCGGAGCGGTGATCTCGTCAAACAACAGGATGATGCAATCCTGTTTATAGGAAGAATAGATCAGCAGACAAAACTACGTGGCTTTCGTATAGAACCGGAAGAGATAGCCCTGCAGCTGCGGAGTTGCCCTGGTATTCAGAATGCAGTAGTGATCGTAAAAAATCCTGCTGATGCGGATAAATACCTGCAAGCTTTCTATACCGTAAAACAAGGTACTGCACTCACTACCCGGGAATTGAACCATTTTCTGTCCGGCCGTCTTCCTTCCTATATGATCCCTTCAGAATTTACCGTATTGGATGCAATACCATTAACGAGCAACGGTAAAATTGATTACAGAAAATTAGCCAAGCTGCCGGCTGGCGCACCGGTAGCAAAAGATAGCGTTACCACTGCAACCACTGCTACCGAGCGAAAAATTGAAGCCATCTGGAGCAGCCTTCTCAAAACAGAAAAGCCGGATATCCATCAGAATCTTTTTGAATGCGGCGGACATTCGCTGACGGCCACTGTCCTCGCAGTACGCCTGCAACAGGCTTTCCGCACAGCACTACCGCTCAGCGTAGTATTCCGGCATCCTACCATCGCAGGGCTGGCAACATGGATAGATAGCTCCGGAAATGTATTGCAACGCAGCGATTACAAAATAAACCGTAGCCGGAAACAGTCCTGGTACCCGCTGAGCTTTTCTGAAACAATGGTGTATGTACATCAGAACAGTACGCAGCATAACCATAGTTATCAATCTCTCTTCCCTATGCTGCTGGAAGGTTTTCCGGACATAGCGCAACTGCGGCTGGCATTGCAGGCCCTTGTACAGCGGCATGAAATTTTCCGTACCGCATACTTGTTGCACAAGGGAACACCGGTAAAAAGAATCGCTGAAAATGTGGAAATGCCACTGTTTTACAACGAAGGCGATCTGGAAGATATTCCTGCAGTTGTTCAGCAATTAAGGGCCTCCTATAACCTGGAACAACCACCACTTTTCCGTGCAGCATTGCTGAAAATAGCTAGCGGTAAGTATTTCCTTGCACTGGCTAATCATCATATTATTTCCGATGGGATCACAGAAACATTATTCATGCAGGAGATCAGTCAGCTGTACCAGCGCGTTCAGCTACAACCTGTCAGGCTGCAACACAGGGACTATGTTCAATGGCAGCAGCAACAGTGGGCATCAGGGTATTACCGCAGCGGGGAACGGTATTGGCTGGAACATCTTCAGGGAACATTACCGGTACTTTCCTTGCCATGTGATTTTCAACGACCGCCTCATATCACCTTCGATGGCTACACTGTCACCGTTACTACTGATCCTCTTCTGACCCGCCGCTTACAGGGGTTTGCAGCTTCCGGCCATACTTCGCTATTCATTGTGTTGTTCTCTGCATACACCGCATTACTTCATAAATACACAGATCAGGAAGATATCATTGTAGGCGTACCTATGGCAAACAGGATGCACGCAGATCTGCAGGAGATCATGGGTATGTTCGTAAATATGATTCCATGGAGAAGTTATCCGCAGCCTGGTAAACAGTTCTCTGCGTATCTGCAGGAAATCAAAGCTACTGCCGCAGCTGTTTATCAGCACCAGGATTATCCGTTTGAAAAACTGGTCAACGCACTTCAGCTGAAGAAAGACACTTCCCGGAATCCGCTGTTCGACACTATCTTCGCCTTACACAATACCGGTATGCCTTTACCGGATATAAACGGCCTGCATATCAGCCCTTATCCTGTAACTGATAACGCAACCAAAGTAGATCTTACGGTAGAAGTGCTGGAATATAATGCTGAACTGAAGATTAGTTTCAAGTACAGCACCGCGCTATTCAAAGAAACCACCATACAGCGGATGGCCGGTCATTATATACAGCTGCTGACAGATATCGTGTCACATCCTGATAAGCAGCTGAGGGAAATGAATCTCCTGTCGCCACAGGAGCGGCAACAGCTGTTGTTTCAATTTAATCCTTCCGGCACGGAACATCCGAAAGACAGCCATTTGTATCAGCTGTTTGAACAACAGGTAAAACGCAGGCCGGAACATATTGCCATCCGGTGCTATGACACCACCCTTACTTATCTGGAACTGCATCAATCGGCTGAATATTATGCTGATCGGCTGTTGCGCTACGGTGCAAATACCGGTACAAAAATAGGTATCATCATGGATCGTTCACCGGAGATGATTGTTGGTATCTGGGCAATATTAAGAATCGGCGCCACTTATGTGCCTGTAGATCCCGACTATCCGTCAGAAAGAATAGCCTTTATGTTGCAGGATAGTACAGCCAGTATCTGCCTGACTACTTACCAGGTATATTCATCTGTAAATATTCCTTTTACAGGTAAGATGCTTATTATAGATACGGAAAATGAAGTACCGGCAGCTGCACTTACAGTACCTGCCGCAGCGTCTCCCGGTCCCGCCTATATTATGTATACATCCGGTTCGACGGGTGAGCCCAAAGGTGTTGCCATAGAGCATTATAATGTGATACGAACGGTTGTGCAAACCAACTATATCGACATCAGCGAAGCGGATAGTATTTTACAGGTCTCCAATTATGTTTTTGACGGGTCAGTCTTTGATATTTTCGGTTCCCTGTTGAATGGAGCCACCCTGGTGCTGATGAAGCAGGAAAGCATTTCAGATACAGAGCAGCTGGAAACATTGATCCGTGATAATCATATCACCGTTATGTTCATCACTACAGCCTTATTCAATGTATATATGCAACACTGTCCGGAGTGCTTTCAGACAGTAAGAAAACTGTTGTTTGGCGGTGAGCAGGTATCTCCTGTGCATGTAAAGATGGCATTGGCGAATCTTGGCACAGATAAGGTGATTCACGTTTACGGTCCTACGGAGAATACAGTATTCAGTACAGCATATACCGTTAGTGAGGTAACTGACACAAACTGCATCCCTATTGGCGTACCGCTGTCCGGCACACAAGCTTATGTATTTAACCACAGCAATACTATCAATCCTGTTGGCGTGCCCGGAGAATTGTATCTGTCAGGAGATGGAATTGGCTCCGGATACTGGAACAGGCCTGCCTTGAACAAGGAGCGTTTTCCGGAGAATCCCTTTAATCCTGGTACGCTGCTGTATAAAACCGGAGACCTTGTAAAATGGCAGGAAGATGGTAACATCGTATTTCTCGGAAGGGCCGATCAACAGGTAAAAATCCGCGGATTCAGGATAGAGCCTGGAGAGATTGAAGCCTTGTTGGGCATGCACCCTGATATAGAACAATGTGCCGTTGCTGTTAAAGAAAATATCCATACTAAAGAGAAGACCCTCTGTGCCTGGTTCAGCGGGAGAGATGAACTGGAGTCGGCAACACTGAAATCATACCTGGGAAAACGCCTTCCTCACTATATGATACCGGACTTGTTCATCCGGTTGCAAAGGCTGCCCTTGAATACCAACGGCAAGATCAACAGGAAGGCACTGACGGAGATTGCAGATGAATTAACTGTTTCCGGTGAATATGCCGGCAGGCAGGAACAGCCGTTTGTATCTCCCGCAACACCCAAAGAACACGCCATTGCAGCGGTATGGAGAAAAGTGTTTGGTCTTGAAAAAGTAAGTATCCGGGATAATTTCTACACTCTTGGCGGCCATTCCCTGAAAGCATTACAGGTAGTCAGTTTGCTGCTCCAGGATGGTTTTGTGCTCACAGTGAATGACCTGTTCAATTATCCTACTATCGGGGAACTGGCTGCTGTTATCAGTTTACAGCAGGTGGCCGGTAAGAAAAAACAAAAGGTAAAGAATCCGGTAGTTTTCGGTCATCAGCAACAGGGATATCCCTTATCTGCTGTACAGCAACGTTTCTTTCAGCGGAAGCTGCGCAATCATAATATTTTCAACAGCCCGTTTCTGATAGCGTTGACACAGACAGTTGCCATTGAAACCATGCAGGCTGCTTTACAGGGCATCCTGGAGAATCATCCGGTATTGACATCCCACTTTGTGGAAATGCCGGGGGGGCAATGGCGTCAATGTTACCGGCAGCTGAAAGCAGGTGATTATTTTATGCAGACTGATCTCGCGCAGATACCGGCGGATGAGCACCAACAGGCCATTACCGGCCACTGCAGCGCCTTACAGCATCAATTTCTACTAACGGAAGGACCTTTGTTCAAAGTAGTATTGTTTGAAAACTATCTGGCACCGGGCCGGCAGGTGTTATTCTTTTTGTTTCATCATCTCATCTCGGATGGTATTTCCTGGCAGGTTTTCATTGGTGAGTTCAGGCAGCGTTGCCTTGAACCTGCAGCACACGCCCCCGTCAGCACCGGCGCATCCTATGCTGAATGGTGCCTGCGGCTGGAGCAATATGCACAAAAGGGCAGATTCAAAACTGCCGCCGCATATTGGAATCAGGTGCTGCGAAAGGGAAGCCCATTTCTTCCGGACATGTTCCCCGGCACTAAACCCTTGCAGAAAGAGATGACTTACTTT
- a CDS encoding condensation domain-containing protein, translating to MKPALNVSHTEENAASVKESKVTTEVAAIWKEVLGVPDIDPEKRFFEQGGNSINAIVIMSRMKKAGYPVTLRDIIHHQTIRKMTQELWQPSAINLVDTCASLEDFIHHKSGITVSCKTIHVRYNDDVSELHILFTEPDKTATVQQLISESVQQIAPAVLPHYISGGGSFDGTTASFQAAEFYSMLGLQPLQSFDVTAAQALIHETFHVNDEAISNTVVLQQYPLCAMQQLQIFFHTPACVDYLLLNTYVDVPTLQQVYSILIKRHSLLRSVAVNEGNCYNWEEYAFDPTIVPAIPLIDLAGYQCSPADFQHLATSLVFRKYEPGKIFHQFVLFRVNLKEYYLVMIFSHVIFDRVTGEVLKNQLLNYYQDLMDKKKVRTEKIVPFETYVNAIGKGPQDIAEQEVIGTFQLEEFYNAKQQIRKSIHGSESQLSYSFSIEVSLQDTVQQQDILATTLAIYTRALHRYLGTAQIPLLFVCDGRQYENKLYYNTIGEFTDMVPMLTDGRWSVAETGEAVSRRLTNLKKHNLNFLHQLLLPASKPGWPEIRRLMDAGEGFAHFDILMFNFLGNADEIPEAATAQVNTEPNPLPINSLLNCIASASTTEGRIIFRFRSSYTIDIGQLRELFAVATQEILH from the coding sequence ATGAAACCCGCCCTGAATGTATCGCATACTGAAGAAAATGCTGCATCCGTCAAAGAGAGTAAAGTAACAACTGAAGTAGCTGCCATCTGGAAAGAAGTACTGGGAGTACCTGACATTGATCCCGAAAAACGTTTCTTTGAACAGGGAGGCAATTCGATCAATGCTATTGTCATCATGAGCAGGATGAAAAAAGCCGGCTACCCGGTTACTTTAAGGGATATTATACACCACCAGACTATCCGGAAGATGACGCAGGAATTATGGCAACCTTCAGCAATCAACCTGGTAGACACTTGTGCAAGTCTTGAAGATTTTATCCATCACAAGAGCGGCATAACTGTCTCGTGCAAAACGATACACGTCCGGTACAACGACGACGTCAGCGAACTGCACATACTCTTTACTGAACCGGACAAAACTGCCACTGTACAACAACTCATCAGCGAATCCGTACAGCAGATAGCGCCCGCTGTGCTGCCCCACTACATATCCGGCGGAGGAAGTTTTGACGGCACAACAGCTTCCTTCCAGGCTGCAGAATTTTATTCCATGCTGGGGCTGCAGCCATTGCAGTCATTCGATGTAACAGCAGCACAAGCGCTTATTCATGAAACATTCCATGTCAATGATGAAGCCATCAGCAATACAGTGGTATTACAGCAATACCCCTTATGCGCCATGCAGCAGCTGCAGATATTTTTTCATACGCCCGCCTGTGTAGACTACCTTTTGCTGAACACCTATGTGGATGTACCTACCCTGCAACAGGTTTACAGTATCCTGATAAAGCGTCATAGCCTGCTGAGAAGCGTGGCCGTAAATGAGGGAAATTGTTACAACTGGGAGGAATATGCTTTTGATCCTACAATAGTACCAGCTATTCCCCTTATTGACCTTGCAGGCTATCAGTGTTCTCCGGCTGATTTTCAACACCTGGCAACATCATTGGTTTTCCGTAAATATGAGCCTGGAAAAATTTTCCACCAGTTCGTATTGTTTCGTGTAAACCTGAAAGAATATTACCTGGTGATGATCTTCAGCCACGTAATCTTTGACAGGGTAACTGGTGAAGTATTGAAAAATCAGCTGTTGAATTATTACCAGGATCTGATGGATAAAAAAAAGGTGCGTACTGAAAAGATTGTTCCCTTTGAAACTTATGTGAATGCAATCGGGAAAGGGCCACAGGACATTGCTGAACAGGAAGTAATCGGGACATTTCAGCTGGAAGAATTTTACAACGCCAAACAGCAGATAAGGAAAAGTATCCATGGCAGTGAGTCACAGCTGAGTTATTCTTTCAGTATCGAGGTATCTTTACAGGATACCGTTCAGCAGCAGGATATCCTCGCAACAACACTGGCTATATATACCCGCGCACTGCACCGTTACCTGGGTACGGCACAGATACCTCTTCTCTTCGTGTGCGACGGACGTCAGTATGAAAACAAGCTATACTATAATACGATCGGTGAATTTACGGACATGGTGCCTATGCTGACAGATGGCAGGTGGTCTGTTGCCGAAACCGGCGAAGCCGTATCCCGGCGCTTAACGAACCTGAAGAAACATAATCTCAATTTCCTGCATCAGCTTTTACTACCCGCATCCAAACCCGGCTGGCCGGAGATCCGCAGACTCATGGATGCCGGAGAAGGATTTGCACATTTTGATATCCTGATGTTTAATTTTCTCGGTAATGCTGATGAAATACCCGAAGCAGCAACAGCGCAAGTAAATACAGAACCTAACCCGCTTCCTATCAATAGTCTGCTTAACTGCATCGCCTCCGCTTCCACCACCGAAGGCAGGATCATCTTCAGATTCCGCAGCAGTTACACCATTGATATCGGGCAACTGAGAGAACTATTCGCAGTTGCTACGCAGGAGATACTTCATTAA